taccgggcaactgttgacgtgtggatcaaatatgcttggaagcatgcttaacactttccctgccagcgttttttaaaagagttgccacccagctttagttaaacattaatgccttccagaaaaatgttcttctttagatatataaacatacaatatatcaaatgaaagaacagaccctctgctttcaaacaacaaaataaaaacgtttcaccctaccttcaattgttcttttatcctctcaaattttgagcaaaatgttgggataattccatttctgtgaatgacttttgttagagatccgattcagatcgctgatcaaaaaatacacttgagttttaaagtgttgagtgaaagcatcagtgtttatgttgtgtaagatcgccaccACTGATCAgtgatcgccacccagtggataatatacGGTACAACTACTCCTCACGGAAGCATTAACAAGgaaactcaacaatatttattgacacttatctggatatcaccattaattgttcaattgttgaggattataattaatacaatataatataattagcccacccaataaatcaaaattgacaacaaaatccgacattttgacagttattttctacagtacacaacaacagtggcgcagtgatacaagctatgtaatacggtttgagccgtgggtttaccggtgagttttatcacagctgagaacgcgtttcaaccaatcagaatgaagaaccagaactggccgttttataaaattgcattttacatcttacttgtagagtcattttcttaacttaggtttagatgttggctgtttcatttaaagtcaccattattgtgaccagtggttgttttagttggactttgACTCTTGACTGTTAGCGTGTTAGTGTTTCCTGGCTGCTATATctaagtgtgtttaaaacatgttatacATACATGAAcattgtcaaacataatcatttaatgaacatttattaattttgtcCCCCCCCCTCATCAGAAGCGTCTTTTCTGTTAACAAAGAAATACTACTGTGTAAGGTCCAtaactctcatagcagtttatcattctgaaggattttgataGTGTGCACATAAACATTAACCACTGCACAATGTAGAtgcacagacatcaagaatcagagtatgaatctcaacaatggtgacaaagaaaatggtaaataaaggtcattttttattcatgccgcggtgcattctgggagtcctgaatgagatttgtaatttgttgatacccagcatgcattgcagcataaaactcaaaattcttcagaaagacAAACCGCTTTATAAGAGAGCTGGATCTCATACTATAGTATCACATTGTCAGAGAAAGATCCTTCTGATAAGTGtgcaaacattaaattaatacatatgtttttatatgatgatgttTAGACTTTATTTACTGAACCGACCACCACCAAAGGATCGCACTCTgccataacaaacatgtcttaaacacaaagttatagcaaGCAAACGATTGAACAAGGcaagagtcaagagtcaagttcaactaaatcaaacactgatcacaataatggtgactttaaatgaaacaaaatctcaacctaaagtaagaaaattactctacaagtaagatgtaaaatgcaattttaggtttcagacagagatggtgagagagaggataacagtttttaattctgcttcagtgttactttttaacactctgtaagatgggacaatatatacatccagcagtgttcatttaactctggggatttttctTTGTGAGGGCTTCTGGGGGGCTAAGTAAGGGCTGCCCATGCAGGGCCAGTGCTAAGGGGCCAACGTTTCGCCAGTAAGCAAACCTGTGCGGGGCCCTTAGGCTATTCCCATACAGGCCCATCGTAGGCTTACTTGCAGggtacatcttttgaaatggtctatattgCCATTGTGAATGTTTCTGTTGTCACTACATGTTTTTATCTGCTGTAGGATTTCTTCACAGAAAGGACCAAAAACCTATAAAAGCCATCTGTTAATGTTTTACTCGAATCCCCTATAGTGCAACCATGTTCTTAACATTTTTGCTCTTTGGTTTTTCATGTGTAGTTATGCTCTATGAGTTTTACCACCTGAATTTACTTTCAGTACAGTTTCATATTTTTCTTTGATCCAAGTGGTTATATACTTTGTTCTGTTTAATACTTTTAGTCTTTTGGTACAACTATAATTTAAGGTGTTGTGCAGACAAAATTCAGATATTGAGAAATAATTGGTCAGTCCATCTCAGGACGAAGCTgttgtttaaaaagcattacagcAAATGATTAAATGCTAGCTCTTATTTGCAAATTGTGATACATTTTACACGTAATTTAGGGTCAGATGTGAAAAAACTGAGAACTTGTATAAGTTGTATTACATCATTGTATCTTGAGATTTTTACTGTCATTTCAAACCTAAATATGTGAAAGGAAttccttttttaaatttgatctttgacatatgagcatgtATTAAGCAGAAATCATGAAATTCAATGTTTGCTCCTGTTTCAGTTCTTACTAAATGTAACTGATGTGGTGAATAATATGTTTAGTAGGATTTCTTTCATGACTatattgtgcatatttcaaaaaCTCCTACTGCTAGAAATTGTTTAACATATTTAAAGCCTTCATCTTctgtaaaattacattttacataAATTATATTGCCCTTAACTTGTgtgatttaaatatatttaagttaTCAGATTTCTATGTGGGTTTCTGCTTATCTGACTGTCTACAGCAGTAgctctcaaactttttctgtgtGCGGCCACAATGCATCCCTTCGTGCTGCCCCACCCCAAAGAatatttatgacataaaacattttaaaacttataatttgaataaaacaaaacttataaaattatacaatgtagagCTGTCTTAAACCCCatggggcccccagtttgataACCACTGGTCTACAGTATCTTGGATTTATATTCAGTGGTATTCTCCAGTTATATAGTTATGTGCAATTGAATATGGCTGAtagatttaaaaaacaaaaaaaaagtttaaaagctGCAGGCAGGTGCACAGACTACAGATGATCTTTTTACATACATGGAATGTTTCAATAGAAATGCAAGATCGTTCATATATCAGAGACTCTTCTCTATGGATGGTCAGTTGAATCTGGCGTTGCAGTCAGActtgtattttaaaatgaaagacataatgtgtaaatattCTGTTGTCTTGTATGTTTGATTATCTTTTTACATTCAGTCCTAATACATTTAGAAACTGTTATCCTCTTGTTGAAAACATCTATTCAAAAGAACTgttttaaatatgcaaataaaaatAGATTAAGATCATGGCTCAGAGCGTTTTACAATGAGCCTTGACAAGATGAAATATTGCTTTAAAATGAATCATTCAAAGCCAAATGACCCATAGTTGtacattatttgtttttagaTATCATGTACTGTGACTTATGTACTGTGTAATAGCTCTAATTTGTGTTAAATGCTTACATTTTTCATCATCATGTTTCCTGAAGGTCTTAATGAAGTATTGCCTTTGTTCATTatgaatgtacttttatgtaaatTCCAGGTGGAGCCTCAACACCGTGTGGATATAAAGAAAACAAGTTGCTCTAAAGTGCTCTTAGTCAAAATGAATCCTTTCATTGCAACGAGTTTGTTGGCATTAGACATAGTGATTGTGGCTGTTTCTGTCGTCACTATCCTGATCAACATCTTTTTTATCTGCTGTATGTTTTCTTCACAGGAAGGACCAGGAAACCAACAAAAGCCACCCCTTAACATTTTACTTGGATTGCTTATTGGGTGCAACATCTTTCTTAGCATTTGTATTATTCTATTTTTGCTGCCAGCTTTTGCTGTGCCTGATTTGatatacattgttttatttttagctGTGTTCTATGCCCTGAGGTCAAGTTTTACTACCTCTCTTGGGCTGAATGTATTTTACTACTTTCAGATTGTTCCTGCCCGGCAACCTTTTTTGATCTGGGTGAAGACACACATCAAACTCTTGATttacttgtttttgttttttgggaATATCTTCATTATATCTGGATTAATTTGGACATTTGTCCGTATAAATGAATGTTTCATTTTTGAAGTGTACTGGAATTCATCCAGTGCTTCCTTGAATTCATCCAGTGCTTCCTTGAATTCATCCAGTGCTTTCTTGAACACCACATTTGAATATTGGTTGGATGATGATGTCTATTATTATCTAATGGCAGACTTTTGTCTTAGATGTATCTATTTTTTGGTTGGTCTTGGCATTATGGTGGCATCAAACACTTCCACTGTTCTCTATCTATGGAGACATGTGAGAAGGATGGAGGACTCCAGTTTTTTCTCTGCTCCTCATTACCAGAAGCATAAGAGAGTGGTTACATTAAGCATCATACAAACTTTGCTTTTATTTGTCTACTTAGTCGGACTATTGATATATGAattcaagtttttgtttttctctggTCACGATTTTCAcatgtatttttctgttttatccTTTTACTGCTTTTTTACATCCATCATTATTGGTGTTGGGCAGACAAAATTCAGACTGTGCGCGGTAGAGATTTGGAAAAAATGTGTCAAGCTGTCTCACAAAGTAATCTGAATGTGAGTGACAGGAATGGATATTGtaattgttgtttttgttacagTAATACAGAAAATGTTGAAATGCTAACAATTGCTCACATTTGAATATCAAATGGCTGTAAGTAAATTTACACATTTAGGGTCACATGTAAAAACTTGTAATTTGTATTTTCTTGTAGATTTGTAGTTGTATTGTCTTGAGATTATTTGCTGCCATTTGCAAATATGTCAGAGGGATTCAGTAAATGTTTACAAATATCTGACTTATGGACATGTATTTAGAAGAAATCATGTTTTCCTTAAATGTTTGCTTGTGTTTCTGGTAGTGTTTACTCAATGTACATGATGTGGTGAATACTATTTTTAGTAGGATTTCTTCTATTAACATATTCAAGGCCTTCAACTCTAAAGAGTGTATGAGTTACAGTATATGATGTACATGAGTATAACAACAGTAAGACATGCATTTTTCTTTCTGTATAGAAATTGGATATTTTGTCCtatataaacttttttgttgtaaatcatttttattaatcagatttctgtAATTGTGTATATTTgcttatctgtctgtctacagtagcctatctgttttttatttctattttcagttatttttcttAAAGTTATATGTCATTGAATATGGTTGATAATActttacattaataatattGCATAGTATAAAAGCCACAGGCAGCCACACAGACTACAATCAAGTTTAAAAAATTGTAGGTAATTTTTTCTGTCCTAAAATAAAGCTGAGATATGAATCCCATTGTTATTTGTAGAAAACCCAAATGCTAAAAGGCCACCTTGTGGTGTAAATGAGTATAACAAGCAATTTTTGTTTATTGTAGTTTATGTATGTGAAGTAGTTGTGTGTCAGGTTTTTACATGCACTGAGCTTAAACCAGAAACACACCTTTAGAGCACCTTACTGTACATGAAATCCCTTTAGCAAGGGGCGTTTCTAGTCATTTTGACGTCCTTGGTGAAACCCCTATTGGCACTCCCCAAACAAGATCATACAATTTTACATGCagtattacaaaaacacaaaatcatgTAAAAATCATATGATAATGTAACAcatttaaatgcaataaattcaacAAAGCAGTTAAATTAAAGATTTACCATTTTTTATTGtctattaatgttttataaagaaCTTTGTGAGCTTTTTACTGAACCAATTTTTAAATTGAACTTTAAACCCTTTGATCTAATGGTGGTGTTGAGTGCTGAAAATGCAAACTTTCCATGTAATTATTAATGATCAGGCAGTTACTGTGATCCAATGGCATATAGGCATCAGATTGACAGTACTCCAGAGGTGCTAGGGGAACTGTGGGGGCCGCAATCACATTTAGGGTGGGTGGGCTCAGGTTGTGCTATCCATTGGACCAGGTGTAGGCAAATTTTTTGATTCAATGGCCACATaggttttaaaatacatttgaaaagcCAAGACAAATTTAGCTTTAGTTATACCAAATCAACCCAAAATATAGTTATACGTGGACATTCGTCTTTACCCTGCTTTTAAGGACACAATTTTATATTAGGAAAAAACTTTACCACTGCTTTTGTACATACCATATTTACAGTTCAAAGTAATATACACTGAACAGAATTATTAAcgcaacatttttgtttttgcccCCATTTCTCATGAGCTAAACTCAAAGATCTAAAACTTTTTCTATATACACAAAAGGTCTATTTCtctaaaatatttttcataaatctgacaaattttttttgtaagtgagcaattttctttTGCTGGGATAATCTATCCACCTTACAGTTGTGGCATATCAAGATGCTGATTCGACAGTATGATTACtgcacaggtgtgccttaggctggccTCAATAAAAGGCCCCTTTAAATCAGTACAGTTTTACTGTACTCGGGGGTCCAGGGGAGAGGTCCGAAAAGCAATCAGTATCTGGTGTGACCACCATTTGCCTTACGCAATTTATCAAGTTGTTGATTGTGGGCTGTGGAATGTGGGTCCACTCCTCTTCAATGGCTGTGCGCAGTTGCTAAATATTGGCAGGAGCTGGAACACACTGTCTTATACGCCGATCCAGAGCATCCCAATGCTCAATTGGTAACAGGTCCGGTGATGAAGTTGGCCATGCAAGAACTGGGATATTTTCAGCTTCCAGGAATTGTGTTCAAATCCTTACAACATGGGGCCGTGCATTACCATGCTGCAACATGAGGTGATGGTCGGTCATGGATGAATGATCTCTGACGATCTTGGAGGTGAAGATGGTGAATGTGGAGGTCCTGGTATGGTTAGATGTGGTCTGCTGTTGGATGTACTGCCAAATTCTCTGAAAATTCTCTGAACATTAAATTCACAGGCAACAGCTCTGATGGACATTCCCACAGTATGCATGCCAATTGCACGCTTCCTTTAAAACTTGAGACATCTGTGGCATTGTGTTGCGgtcaaaatgcaaataaaaatagATTAAGAATATGGTTCATGGCATTTCACAATAAGCCTTGACAAGAGTAAATATTGCATCTTTAAAATGAAGTATTGCATCTATAAAATGAAGTATTGCATCTATAAAATGAAGTGTTTAAAGATAAATGAGCCATAGTtgcacattttttgtttatagaaATAGTGTATGATTTATTTACTGCTTAATAGCCCTAACTGGggttaaatgtaataaaaaagcaTCATTTAGTAATATGTTTCATGAAGGTTTTAATGAGACATTGCCCATTAAAAATGACTGTATTTTTCAGCCTGATCTTACGAATTTCTGTGGGATAGTCAcaaaattttttgctcatttttccatggCAGCACAGATGAAGTTTGCAACCATATAGATGCCAAAGAGGCATCAGTAGCATCACATTGAGTATCCTGTGTTCAATGAATGCTTATGTCCCTGATCAGATAAATATTTACATATGTAAGGTGCTGGAGCTACATTGCAGACACGAATGATGATAATCACATAAAAAAAAGCCCTGAGAAAGTGTTTGGCACCGGCCGTGTCATATGTTTCTTTAGGAGCTTTGTTCGCACACATTTGTTTGCATAAATTCTTGCATGTGCTGTTTGGACCTGTTCTTTATACTCTAAAGATGCTTTTTGGAGCTTAACATCCCCTCTTTACTTGTGTGGAAGAAACATCCTTTTGTATTCAAAGGGTGTGGAAAGACATAATTGATTAAATTctaatacattttcaaattaTTTACATTCTTTTTTTCTGGTTTGGTCTTTTACTCTTTTGGTACAGCAATTATTCTACTGTAGGTGTTGGACAGACAAAATTCAGACTGCACGCTGTAGAGATTTGGAAAAATTAGGTCAAGCTGTCTCACAAAGTCATCTGACTGTGGATGACAAGAATGGACATTTTTAATTGTTGTTTAAGCTTTTGTTACAGTAATACAGAAAATGGTGAAATGCTAACAATTGCTCACATTTGAATATCAAATtgtagtaaatacatttttgtaatttagGGTGAGATGTAAAAAAGCCATGAGAACCTTGTAGAAATTTTACTACATTATTGTATCTTGAGATTTTTTGCTGCTATTTGCAAATCAAAATATGTCAAAGGAATTCCgtaatttgttttttacatatctttgacacatcagcatttatttagaagaaattatgttttactTAAGCATTTGCGTGTGTTTCAGGTATagtcaaatttacatttagtcatttagcagatgcttttgtccaaagtgacttacaaatgaggtaaacaatacactgtaaaaaaaattccatagaaattagaatgttattgcagctgggttgccggtaatttaccgtagatttacatttatgttatttactggcaagagtttgttcaaagttaaataaactttaaatattaagtctttatctttatagaataaaactatacaataacagcctcatgcaaagcattctgggaaccagaaatcatcatcaacctttttctgtttttttgctacagattttgtttcccagaatgttttgcttgatgcagtttttatagttttactctgtaaagacaaagacttgtaaatgtttaacgttcatttaactttgaacaaaatgttgccattaaaaaacataaatttaaatctacggtaagttaccggcaacccagctgcaatttctacggaatttttttacagtgtagaagcaattatagcaacacaagaacagcaatagaGAAAGATAGTAAGTTAGTAAATATTAAGAAGTGAGGTAATGATGGAAGAGATAGGTTTTTAGCCGAGTCTTAAAGACAGCTACAGAGTCTGCAGATCGTGTCACGACCGGCAGATCATTCCACAATTGTGGAACAGCTCTTGGAAGGTACGCGCTAATGTTTATTTCCCTTTTTGAGATTGCACCACAAGCCGTCGCTCGGTGGCAGAGCGCAGGGATCCAGAGGGTTAGGTTTAGGTTAGGGTTAGACCCTAACTCTTGCCGCTGCGTTCTGAATCATCTGTAGGGGTTTGGTCGTGCAGGCTTCCAGCCAATAGCGCATTGCAGTATAGTCCAGCCTGGACAGGACAAGAGCTTGGACTAGGACCTGCGTAGTGTGCTCATTTAGGAAAGGTCTAATTCTCCTAATATTGTAGAGATGAATCTACAAGAGTGAGTGTTGATGGCAACACGCTCCATGAAGCTAAGCTGATCATCAATGACCACTCTCAGGTTTTGGCCGTCCTGGAAGGCGTGATGGTTGAGGAACCTAGCTGAATGGAAAGGTTGTGCTGAATCTTTAGTTCAGATAATATGTTCTTCGCAAGGTTAAGCTGGAGATGGTGATCCTTTATCCAGAGTGAGATGTCCCTCAGGCATGCCGAGACACGGGCAGAAACCGTGGGATCATTAGGGTGGAATGACAAGTGGAGTTGAGTGTGGGTTTCTTCAGCAGTGGGTTTATCCAAGCTTCTTTAACCTGATGAGGAACACTGTGTCTAACATGGTACACCCCCCCCCCTTGCACATGAGGCTGCATAAACATCATTgaaactttgaagcattaaatcttcaaaacatacggtcatgcggcacattgtttgaaagcttagactttcaggattccattaagcgcacacacaaagcatcatttgatttatagcagtcataaaactgtaatctagttgttagttacgtAAACCAGGCGGCGCCGATTTGGggtatttacttaccttcaaaatcttccctttatccacTTCGGTTAAATTGTCCAAAATAGATTgattcataaatccccaaaagtccaaggaaatggaatatacaagacttttaatccaaaacgatttgttcaacTCACAATCTTGATGTTTCtaaccgaattacgatataaatactgtatacaattagttcactaccggacattcgttcgaatctcacttttcattcacgatttataatgaatatattaggatgtcatgtttattgtgcaacgtctgaggaacaaatttgcccccttgtggaatttcagccgttccataagaggctacaaGCTAAGGGGAAGGTGCCAGTGGAAAGGGATGAATTGATAATGTAGGTGAGAGCAGGGATAACTGACAGGGAGATGGCCTGAAGGAGATGGTTAGGTATGGGATCTAGCGGGCAGGTAGTCGGATGGTTAGAAGCAAAGACCTTGGAAACATCCACTTCAGATAGGAGAGAGAAGGAGGGCAGGGAGCATGTCTCAGAGGTTTGACCATGCGCAAGAAGTGGCGGCTCGGAGAACTGTCTGCTGATAGTTTTCGTTTTCTTCACAAAGAAGGAACCAAAATCATCAGCTGTTAAGTCGTATGAAGGTGGGGGGAGCAGGGGGACAAAGAAGTATAGAGAAGGTCTTGAAGAGAGTGTGAGAGTCAATTGAGTTTAATTTACATTATGTGGTGATTACTGTGTTTAGTGGGCTTTCTTTTATGACTATGTCATGCATATTGCAAAACATCCTactggtacactgtaaaaaaagctgtaattaacttactgtagaagataaagactgaaaatgtttcatgttcatttaactttgaacaaattgttgccggtaaattacataaatgtaaaatacagtAAGTTACTAGCAACCAGCTGCAgactgcaatttctacagactttttttacagtgtagaagcCTTCCTTTTGTGGATTgtatttgacatttttgcaattgtCAGACACAACAAAAATGGCTTTTTCTTATAcagaaattgtgttttaaataatatttcacatgGCTGACTGTGACATGGATGATCTTTTTAGAGATGCAAGATAATGTCAGAGACTTTAATATTTTCTCTCCTCTGTGAATGGTGACTTTATTCTGGTGCTGTAGTCAgacttgtattttttaaatattttgttgtttgtttgattacTGTTTTACATTCAGTCCTTATGCATTTTAATAGGAACTGTTTTCATCTTGTTGGAAACATCTATGCAAAAGAACAGCAGTTCAGATTTCAATATGCAAATAAAAATAGATTAAGATCATGGCTCAGAGCGATTCACAATGAAGAGTAAATATTGCATCTTTAAAATGAAGCTTTATTAAGCCTATTGACCCATAGTTGTACATTATTTGTTTATAGAAATCATTTATGATTTATTTACTgttcaaaatgtaaattttttttattgtgtagtAATATATGTACTAAAGGTCTCAATGAAGCGTTGACTTTGTCTATTATGAATGTACTTTATGTAAATTACAGGTGGAGCTTTAACACAGCGTGTATATAAGAAAACGTGTTGCTCTTAGTGGCCAAAGTCAAAATGAGTTCTTTCGATATTGAAATAAATCCATTGGCATATGCCATAGTGAATGTGCTCATTTCTGTCACCACTATCCTGATCAACATCTTTTTtatttgctgtatgttttcTTCACAAGAAGGACCAGAAAACCTACAAAAGCCACCTCTTAATGTTTTACTCGGATCGCTTATTGGGTGCAACCTCGTTCTTAGCATTTTCaccctttttttgttttttaatgacatTGTTAATGTGCCTGTATTGATATACATcgttttatttttagttatgctcTATGCCTTAAAGGCCAGTTTTGCTGACTGTCTTGGgctgaatgtattttattactttcagATTGTTCCTACCCGGCAACCTTTTTTGATCTGGGTGAAGAAATACATCAAACTCTTCATCTActtgatgatgttttttgacAGAATCTTCTTTTTATTTGGattcattttgattttttttcctgAAAGAGTTGTCATTCCTACAGTGAACATCACCGGATATTATCCGCATGAAGTCCCATATTATCTGATAAGGACAGACTTTGGCCTTAGATGTTTCTATTTTTTGGCTTGTCTTGGCATTATGGTGGTATCAAATACTTCCACTGTTCTCTATCTATGGAGACATGTGAAGAGGATGCAGGATTCAAGTTCTTTCTCTGCCCTTCAATATCAGACACAGAAGAGAGTGGCTATATTGAGCATCGCACAAACTGtgcttttctttttcttctcagCTGGGCTAATAACATATGAATTCGAACTtcgtttttataaatatacaccTATATCTCACTTTGATCCAAGTGGTCACATTCTTTGTTCTGGTTTGGCATTTTACTCTTTTGGTACAACCATCATTCTAGGTGTTGGACAAGCAAAATTCAGACATCGTGCTGCAGATATTTGGAAAAAACTTGGTCGAGCCATTTCAGGATGTAACCTGAATGGATGACATGAATGGACATTTTAACTTTACATTGTTGTTTTAACTTTTGTTACTACAGAAAATTGTTAAATGCTAACATTTGCTCACATTTGAATAAGTATCAAATTGCTGCCTGTACATAAGTGCATATTTTCGAGTCATGTTTTCCTTAATTGTTTGATTTTGTTTCACTTAGTTCTCACTGAATGCACTTGATGTGGTGAATACTTGTTCAGTAGAATTTCTTTCATGACTATATTGTGCATATTGCAGAAATTCCTTCTGCTAGA
This genomic interval from Misgurnus anguillicaudatus chromosome 17, ASM2758022v2, whole genome shotgun sequence contains the following:
- the LOC129452097 gene encoding uncharacterized protein, whose product is MFSSQEGPENLQKPPLNVLLGSLIGCNLVLSIFTLFLFFNDIVNVPVLIYIVLFLVMLYALKASFADCLGLNVFYYFQIVPTRQPFLIWVKKYIKLFIYLMMFFDRIFFLFGFILIFFPERVVIPTVNITGYYPHEVPYYLIRTDFGLRCFYFLACLGIMVVSNTSTVLYLWRHVKRMQDSSSFSALQYQTQKRVAILSIAQTVLFFFFSAGLITYEFELRFYKYTPISHFDPSGHILCSGLAFYSFGTTIILGVGQAKFRHRAADIWKKLGRAISGCNLNG